Genomic window (Gemmatimonadales bacterium):
ACGCCTGCTGCGGGGAGTCATACCCCGACAGCACCATGTTCGGCTTGAGCAGCAAGCCTTCGGGCTGCACACGCTGATCGCGGAGCTCCGTGAAGACAGCGTGGAGGGTTCTTGATGTGACCTCGAAGCTCCGCTCGATCGTGTGGTCGCCGTCCATCAGGACCTCGGGCTCCACGATCGGCACGAGCCCTGCCTCCTCCGACAGAGCCGCGTAGCGCGCGAGCGCATGCGCGTTCGTCCAGATGCAGTACTCACTCGGGATGCTCTTGCCGATCGAGATCACCGCGCGCCACTTGGCGAAGCGAGCCCCGAGCTCGCGATACTCGGCCAGGCGCTCGCGGAGCCCGTCAAGCCCTTCCGTGATCGTCTCGCCCTCGGCGAGCGCGAGTGGCTTCGCGCCCTTGTCGACCTTGATGCCGGGAATGATCCCCTTCGACGCCAGCAGCTCCGGGAACGGTGTCCCGTCTGCGGACTTCTGGCGAATCGTCTCGTCGAACAGGATCACACCGCTGATGTACTCCTCGACGCCCTCCGTCGTGAAGAGCAGGTCCCGGTAAGCGCGTCGGTTCTCCTCGGTTGACTCGACGCCGATGGAGTCGAACCGCTTCTTGATCGTGCTGTCGCTCTCGTCTGCGGCGAGGATTCCCTTTCCCTCGGCGACGATGGCGCGCGCGGTCTCCTGTAGCTCCTGAGCAGCCATTTTTACGTCCTCCTCGCTCTCTTTCCCGGGAAGTATCCCTCACGGCAGGGGTCTTTAGACCTTGTGTCCGCCGCACTCGTAAGTACGATTCCGTGACGTGATTCGCCGTCTCGCGTTGTTCGTGCTCGTCATCGCCGCCCTCACGCCGGCGCTGCGCGGCGATGCCGCGCCGCCCGTGTTGATTCCGCAAGGCGTCACGGTCGCCGGCGTCCCTGTCGGAGGCATGTCCGGCGAGCAGGCCCAAGCCGCCATTCGCCCGGTGTTCGCACGCGCGAAGCGGATCAGCTATGGCGACGTGAGCTGGCGGTTGCGCCCTGCGCGATTCGGTGCACAGGTTGCGATCGCCGACGGCGTCAGCCGAGCATTCCGTGCCCCTGCGGGCACGGCCGTCGAGCTCACTCCGAACATCGACGCGACGGCAGTCCGGCGTTTTGTCAAGTCGCTCGCCAAGCGCATCTCGTATCCCGCGACGGACACGGAGCTCGTCGGCCTCGCCGGCCTCGAGCCGCAGCTCACCGAGGAGAAGCCGGGTCTCAGAGTTTTGCGTCAGCTGACGGCCCAGCGGATCGGACGCATCCTGCGATCGACGAACCTCGCGCGAACGCGCGTCGCCGTCGAGAATGTGCAGCCGGTCCGGACACGCGCCAACTTCGGGCCGA
Coding sequences:
- a CDS encoding class I fructose-bisphosphate aldolase, translating into MAAQELQETARAIVAEGKGILAADESDSTIKKRFDSIGVESTEENRRAYRDLLFTTEGVEEYISGVILFDETIRQKSADGTPFPELLASKGIIPGIKVDKGAKPLALAEGETITEGLDGLRERLAEYRELGARFAKWRAVISIGKSIPSEYCIWTNAHALARYAALSEEAGLVPIVEPEVLMDGDHTIERSFEVTSRTLHAVFTELRDQRVQPEGLLLKPNMVLSGYDSPQQASDEQAAHETLRCFRRHVPAAVPGIVFLSGGQSDEQATARLSAMNAIGPHPWQLSFSYGRALQAPALKAWRGNAENVEAAQRAYYHR
- a CDS encoding L,D-transpeptidase, which codes for MIRRLALFVLVIAALTPALRGDAAPPVLIPQGVTVAGVPVGGMSGEQAQAAIRPVFARAKRISYGDVSWRLRPARFGAQVAIADGVSRAFRAPAGTAVELTPNIDATAVRRFVKSLAKRISYPATDTELVGLAGLEPQLTEEKPGLRVLRQLTAQRIGRILRSTNLARTRVAVENVQPVRTRANFGPIIVIRRGSNELRYYQGANLVRSFGVATGQAVYPTPTGTFSIVDMQLNPWWRPPDSPWAKGLQPIPPGPGNPLGTRWMGLTAPGVGIHGTPDDTSIGYSASHGCIRMHIPDAEWLFQHVDIGTPVIITDA